One segment of bacterium DNA contains the following:
- the dnaN gene encoding DNA polymerase III subunit beta, with the protein MKFSASQSSLLSAFQLLAAIVPTKSPMPVLMHFLVELSGKWLKITATDLEISMETKVEVNGEKDGRALLPARKFLELLRDFPDVSIHVEAGDSGRIKLKADDKKYNLAGENVQNYPKVPSLEKVEALKISQTQLRRMIAKCGFAVSRDELRPQLTGVYAKVTTEELRFVTTDGHRLVKINYHHNGFSGAAAECIAPAKAMQSAARLCEREGDIEIFFAEKQIAFRVGPTTMIAKLIEGRYPNYEAVIPSENKNKLTMDLDQFQASVRRAAIVSNEISRQIRLKIQKEMLEILVEDIEQGNEGRETVPCSYDGEPMDIGYNAGYVLDVLKQVDTAEVVFDLGTSTSAGIVRPTEQEEKEDLLMLIMPVRLN; encoded by the coding sequence ATGAAGTTCAGCGCTTCCCAGAGCAGTCTGCTCAGTGCTTTTCAACTTCTGGCGGCGATTGTGCCGACCAAGAGTCCGATGCCGGTGCTCATGCATTTTCTGGTGGAACTCAGCGGAAAATGGCTGAAGATCACGGCTACAGATCTCGAAATATCCATGGAAACGAAGGTTGAAGTCAACGGCGAGAAAGACGGACGAGCCTTACTTCCGGCTCGTAAGTTTTTGGAACTACTGCGCGATTTTCCCGATGTAAGCATTCACGTTGAAGCGGGAGACAGCGGGAGAATTAAGCTCAAAGCCGATGACAAGAAATACAATCTGGCCGGAGAAAACGTCCAGAACTATCCGAAAGTGCCGTCGCTTGAAAAAGTGGAAGCGTTGAAAATCAGCCAAACTCAGCTTCGACGGATGATCGCGAAGTGCGGGTTTGCCGTGTCACGGGATGAACTGCGTCCGCAGCTTACCGGCGTGTACGCGAAAGTCACGACGGAGGAACTTCGTTTCGTGACGACGGATGGACATCGCCTGGTGAAAATCAACTACCATCACAACGGATTCAGCGGGGCGGCGGCCGAGTGTATTGCTCCGGCGAAGGCGATGCAGAGTGCGGCCCGGCTGTGTGAACGGGAAGGGGATATTGAGATATTCTTCGCCGAGAAGCAAATCGCTTTTCGGGTGGGACCGACGACGATGATCGCCAAGCTCATCGAGGGTCGCTATCCCAACTACGAAGCGGTAATTCCAAGTGAGAACAAGAACAAGCTGACCATGGATCTGGATCAATTTCAGGCGTCGGTGCGACGGGCGGCGATCGTCTCAAACGAGATTTCCCGGCAGATCCGTTTGAAGATCCAGAAAGAGATGCTGGAGATTCTGGTCGAGGACATCGAACAGGGCAACGAGGGCCGTGAGACCGTGCCGTGCAGCTATGACGGCGAGCCGATGGATATCGGCTACAACGCGGGCTACGTGCTGGACGTCCTCAAACAGGTGGACACCGCGGAAGTGGTTTTCGATTTGGGAACGTCCACCTCGGCGGGAATCGTCCGCCCCACGGAACAGGAAGAAAAGGAAGACCTGCTGATGCTCATTATGCCTGTCCGACTGAACTGA